From the Vibrio vulnificus CMCP6 genome, one window contains:
- a CDS encoding alpha-amylase family protein, which produces MKPSKFVFLSAAIACSLSSTANADAILHAFNWKYSDVTQNASQIAAAGYKKVLISPALKSSGNEWWARYQPQDLRVIDSPLGNKSDLKSMIDALKAVGVDVYADVVLNHMANETWKREDLNYPGSEVLQQYAANTSYYADQTLFGNLTENLFSGFDFHPEGCISDWNDAGNVQYWRLCGGAGDRGLPDLDPNNWVVSQQRLYLNALKGLGVKGFRIDAVKHMSQYQIDQIFTAEITAGMHVFGEVITSGGKGDSSYENFLAPYLNATNHSAYDFPLFASIRNAFSYSGGMNMLHDPQAYGQGLENARSITFTITHDIPTNDGFRYQIMDPKDEELAYAYILGKDGGTPLIYSDNLPDNEDRDNRRWEGVWNRDLMKNMLRFHNQMQGQEMTMLYSDQCLLMFKRGKQGVVGINKCGEERSHTVDTYQHEFNWYQPYTDTLTGVTETVSSRYHTFRIPARSARMYML; this is translated from the coding sequence ATGAAACCGTCAAAATTCGTTTTTCTCTCTGCTGCCATCGCTTGCAGCCTCTCCAGTACCGCCAATGCAGACGCCATTTTGCATGCATTTAACTGGAAGTACTCCGACGTCACGCAAAACGCCTCGCAAATCGCGGCGGCGGGTTATAAAAAAGTGCTGATTTCGCCAGCACTGAAATCGAGTGGCAATGAATGGTGGGCACGTTATCAACCGCAAGATCTGCGCGTGATCGATTCCCCACTTGGCAACAAAAGTGACTTAAAATCCATGATTGATGCTCTGAAGGCGGTCGGCGTTGATGTGTATGCCGATGTGGTGCTTAACCATATGGCCAATGAAACATGGAAGCGTGAAGACTTAAATTACCCTGGCAGTGAAGTGCTGCAACAATACGCAGCTAACACCAGTTATTATGCGGACCAAACGCTTTTTGGCAATTTAACGGAAAACCTATTCTCGGGCTTTGACTTCCACCCAGAAGGCTGTATTAGCGATTGGAATGATGCCGGCAATGTTCAGTACTGGCGTCTTTGTGGCGGTGCTGGTGACCGAGGGCTGCCAGACTTAGATCCGAACAACTGGGTGGTGTCACAGCAACGTTTGTATTTGAATGCGCTAAAAGGTTTAGGTGTGAAAGGCTTCCGCATTGATGCGGTTAAACACATGAGCCAATATCAAATCGACCAGATTTTCACTGCAGAGATTACCGCCGGAATGCACGTATTTGGTGAAGTGATCACCAGTGGTGGCAAAGGCGACTCCAGCTATGAGAATTTCTTAGCGCCTTATCTCAACGCCACCAACCATTCGGCTTACGATTTCCCACTGTTCGCCTCTATTCGCAACGCCTTCTCCTACAGCGGTGGCATGAATATGCTTCATGATCCACAAGCCTATGGTCAAGGGCTAGAAAACGCACGTTCAATTACCTTTACCATCACGCACGACATCCCAACGAACGACGGTTTCCGTTATCAAATCATGGATCCGAAAGATGAAGAGCTGGCTTACGCTTATATCCTCGGTAAAGATGGCGGTACGCCACTGATTTACAGCGACAACTTACCTGATAACGAAGATCGCGATAATCGCCGTTGGGAAGGTGTTTGGAACCGTGACCTGATGAAGAACATGTTGCGCTTCCATAACCAAATGCAAGGGCAAGAGATGACGATGCTGTACAGCGACCAGTGTCTACTGATGTTTAAGCGAGGTAAACAAGGGGTGGTCGGCATTAATAAATGCGGTGAAGAGCGTTCTCATACCGTTGACACCTATCAGCATGAGTTCAACTGGTATCAGCCTTACACAGATACACTCACTGGCGTGACTGAAACCGTGAGTTCGCGTTACCACACCTTCCGAATTCCAGCTCGCAGCGCGCGCATGTACATGCTCTAA
- a CDS encoding GNAT family N-acetyltransferase → MSLSFSNIQRSQLPDIEAMEKQLFAQHGYPAFFLRQAYDCWRSGFIVAECEHQIAGYVLIVPKADKCNEAWMLSLAVSPAYQGRGIAKKLVKYALARQSHYQKIYLTVAPDNLPARAIYQSCGFEILIEEENYFDDGESRLVMCRTALNPASTGAQ, encoded by the coding sequence ATGAGTCTTTCTTTTTCAAATATCCAACGTTCACAATTGCCCGATATCGAGGCGATGGAAAAACAGTTATTCGCTCAACACGGTTATCCTGCGTTCTTTTTACGTCAAGCTTATGATTGCTGGCGTAGTGGTTTTATTGTGGCTGAGTGTGAACATCAGATTGCGGGGTATGTGCTGATTGTACCTAAGGCAGACAAGTGCAATGAAGCTTGGATGCTGTCGTTGGCAGTATCGCCAGCTTACCAAGGGCGAGGAATTGCCAAAAAATTGGTGAAGTATGCGCTAGCGCGTCAGTCGCATTACCAAAAAATCTATTTGACGGTTGCGCCAGACAATCTGCCAGCGCGCGCCATCTATCAATCCTGTGGCTTTGAAATCCTCATTGAGGAAGAAAACTATTTTGATGATGGTGAAAGCCGTTTGGTGATGTGTCGTACAGCGCTTAACCCTGCCTCTACAGGTGCACAATAA
- a CDS encoding nitrate reductase, giving the protein MHGCSKTTCPYCGVGCGVEVKPDELVGDKEHPANHGALCVKGAALAESLNMPSRLLYPKLSGEQVSWELASDWIAQRFHQAMEEYGPDSVAMYVSGQLLTEDYYVANKLMKGYVGSANIDTNSRLCMSSAVAAHVRAFGEDVVPVSYDDLEHAELIVISGANTAWTHPVLFRRIQQIRENNPNVKLVVIDPRKTVTAEQADLHLPIANDSDVSLFHGLLAYLLEQQGSDKGIDTEFIELHTQGFAALQALVSSGAYQLEQVASHCGIDIQALRTFYQWFSRSNATMTLFCQGVNQAQNGVDKANAIINAHLATGQIGKRGAGPFSLTGQPNAMGGREVGGLANQLAAHRGFDPDSIRAVQQFWQSPRIAEQPGLKALDLFKAVERGEIKVLWIMATNPVVSMPDNRWIRQALERCPCVIVSDITADSDVAHYADLLLPAAGWGEKQGMVTNSERRMSRQRRFISPPGEAKPDWQAICEVGARLSLKLQAKNGFAFESEAAIFREFAGLTAINSDSHYKLDLAQYQNLSDEAYEQWRPTQWGGESPYADGRFSHPDGKARFVAMTELANSRDESIGRGLWRLNSGRQRDQWHTMTRTGHIEKLAASELEPSVYLNRLSAGKLELQAGELANITNPDTLQSLLAKVVIDESMAFGELFMSMHWAGRYGGQSQVNAVVSASGDPISGQPAFKSSLVEVEKAPVVSFGVMISDFSPAIATDYCAYQHQDQSGVWRVASLTLPPQQLAEINLPPGSQVRRVSWQHELGWITLQLQSDTDEANQAKLQAIFIASSQPLKADYQQLQKLIGEPINWQALMQAGFATRVSQLVCSCLRVTDRQIEQAIEQKGVTTLTQLQNQLQCGTNCGSCIPQLKQYFAPAIAQPSR; this is encoded by the coding sequence ATGCATGGATGCAGCAAAACAACGTGTCCTTACTGTGGGGTAGGTTGTGGTGTGGAGGTGAAGCCAGATGAGCTGGTGGGAGACAAAGAACATCCTGCCAATCATGGCGCATTGTGCGTCAAAGGCGCGGCGTTGGCGGAGAGTTTAAACATGCCGAGCCGTTTGCTTTACCCCAAGCTCTCGGGTGAGCAAGTCAGTTGGGAGCTGGCAAGCGATTGGATTGCGCAGCGATTTCATCAGGCAATGGAAGAATACGGTCCGGATTCCGTCGCCATGTACGTATCAGGGCAATTGCTGACCGAAGACTACTACGTTGCCAATAAGTTGATGAAGGGCTATGTGGGCAGCGCAAACATCGACACCAACTCGCGCTTATGTATGTCCTCTGCGGTCGCCGCTCATGTGCGAGCTTTTGGTGAAGATGTCGTCCCCGTGAGTTATGACGATCTCGAACATGCGGAGCTGATCGTGATCAGTGGTGCCAACACGGCGTGGACCCATCCCGTGTTGTTTCGCCGTATTCAGCAGATCCGTGAGAACAATCCAAACGTCAAGTTGGTGGTGATTGATCCACGTAAAACCGTCACCGCCGAGCAAGCGGACCTGCATTTGCCCATCGCCAATGACAGCGATGTCAGCTTGTTTCATGGTTTGCTTGCTTATTTGCTCGAGCAGCAAGGCAGTGACAAGGGCATCGATACCGAGTTCATTGAGTTACATACCCAAGGGTTTGCCGCGCTACAGGCTTTGGTTTCGAGCGGGGCATATCAATTGGAGCAAGTTGCGTCTCACTGTGGCATCGACATTCAAGCGCTGCGCACTTTCTATCAATGGTTTTCACGCAGCAACGCGACGATGACGCTGTTTTGCCAAGGGGTCAATCAAGCGCAAAACGGGGTGGATAAAGCCAATGCCATCATCAATGCACATCTCGCCACAGGGCAAATTGGTAAGCGCGGCGCAGGGCCCTTTTCGTTGACGGGCCAGCCCAATGCCATGGGGGGACGAGAAGTGGGTGGGCTCGCTAATCAGTTGGCGGCTCACCGAGGTTTTGATCCTGATTCCATCCGTGCTGTGCAGCAGTTTTGGCAATCGCCTCGCATTGCAGAACAACCCGGCTTAAAAGCGCTAGATCTGTTTAAGGCTGTCGAGCGAGGGGAAATCAAAGTGTTGTGGATCATGGCCACCAATCCGGTGGTTTCAATGCCTGATAACCGATGGATACGCCAAGCGCTCGAACGATGCCCGTGTGTGATTGTGTCAGACATCACTGCCGATTCAGACGTTGCACACTACGCTGATTTGTTGCTACCCGCCGCTGGATGGGGAGAAAAGCAAGGCATGGTCACCAATTCTGAGCGGCGAATGTCGCGTCAGCGTCGATTTATCTCCCCGCCAGGAGAAGCCAAACCCGATTGGCAAGCCATCTGTGAAGTAGGCGCGCGTTTATCGCTAAAGTTGCAGGCGAAAAATGGCTTTGCGTTTGAATCTGAAGCGGCGATTTTCCGTGAGTTTGCAGGGCTCACGGCCATCAATAGTGACAGCCATTACAAGTTGGATCTCGCTCAATATCAGAATCTCAGTGACGAAGCCTACGAACAGTGGCGCCCAACCCAATGGGGAGGAGAGTCACCCTACGCGGATGGTCGTTTTTCTCATCCCGATGGCAAAGCCAGATTCGTTGCCATGACGGAGTTGGCAAACAGCCGTGATGAGTCAATTGGCCGTGGACTCTGGCGCTTAAATAGCGGACGTCAGCGTGATCAATGGCATACCATGACACGCACGGGTCACATTGAGAAACTGGCCGCAAGCGAGCTTGAGCCTTCCGTCTATCTAAATCGTCTGTCGGCTGGAAAGCTTGAACTGCAAGCAGGAGAGCTGGCAAACATCACCAATCCCGACACTCTGCAATCCCTGTTGGCTAAGGTGGTCATTGATGAGTCGATGGCGTTTGGTGAGCTGTTTATGTCCATGCATTGGGCTGGGCGCTATGGCGGTCAGAGCCAAGTCAACGCTGTGGTCAGTGCCTCGGGCGACCCTATTTCGGGCCAGCCTGCGTTTAAATCCAGCCTTGTTGAGGTAGAAAAAGCACCGGTCGTCAGCTTTGGTGTGATGATCAGCGATTTCTCGCCTGCGATAGCAACAGACTATTGCGCATACCAACATCAAGACCAATCCGGAGTATGGCGCGTTGCAAGCTTAACGCTGCCACCACAGCAACTGGCGGAGATAAATCTGCCGCCGGGTAGTCAGGTTCGCCGCGTGAGTTGGCAGCATGAACTCGGTTGGATCACACTGCAACTGCAAAGTGACACAGACGAAGCAAACCAAGCCAAGTTACAAGCGATCTTCATCGCCTCGTCACAGCCACTCAAAGCGGACTATCAACAGTTACAAAAGCTCATTGGTGAACCCATCAACTGGCAAGCACTGATGCAAGCGGGCTTCGCCACACGAGTTAGCCAGCTTGTGTGCAGTTGTCTGCGCGTGACGGACAGGCAAATAGAACAAGCGATTGAGCAAAAGGGCGTGACCACGCTGACGCAATTGCAAAACCAGCTCCAGTGTGGAACCAATTGCGGGTCGTGCATCCCGCAGCTCAAACAATATTTTGCCCCTGCCATCGCGCAGCCAAGCCGTTAA
- a CDS encoding methyl-accepting chemotaxis protein, with translation MQFSLKRKMVSSVVLAIAITSATLLFVGYKTFNTHSWRAIESESRNTLEAHAKGIADWFHDKQLAVKGLREEIERNPNLDIVPHLRQTLIAGGFGLSYYGNEQGEMFRHDPSLNKPGYDPRARGWYKEAKAEDRAITTAPYVSVTMQTLVVTLTDPVRQNGKLIGVAASNLALDKLIKDVLAIQVPGNGQAILVNRKGAIVAHPNKDVLLKPIHEIASELNITQLIQAADSDTAIYATVNGAEKVIMAQPIEYTDWLLVMEMDKATLEEPITDMLFSQALIGLLVLVIMAAATSWFVARQLIELGRVSEALADIAEGDGDLTRRLQVTSQDEVGQLAEKFNKFVDRLHVMVKNVRDVSGALNLGADEAARTATQRSNSIRQQQDEITMVATAVTEMASATAEIAGNADNTAKNANQSVELSQHGFQQMTKSQDSIHSLASELNNAVEIIGELEAHGQQISTILATIRDIAEQTNLLALNAAIEAARAGEQGRGFAVVADEVRVLSQRTHASTEEIQSKIQGLQKATNDAVSVMKQSHQLAETSVADVNLTGESLTAIGEAIQTISDMATQIASAAEEQSLVTADINGNTESVREVSDRLAHDAIDAVEQAKRLHALAGDLDREISRFKL, from the coding sequence ATGCAATTTAGTTTGAAGAGGAAGATGGTTTCCTCGGTTGTTTTGGCTATTGCAATCACATCTGCCACTTTACTATTCGTCGGATACAAAACGTTTAACACTCACAGCTGGCGTGCGATTGAAAGCGAGAGTCGCAACACGCTTGAAGCGCATGCCAAAGGCATTGCCGATTGGTTTCACGACAAGCAATTGGCGGTGAAAGGTTTAAGAGAAGAGATTGAACGTAACCCAAATCTGGACATTGTGCCTCACCTGCGCCAAACCCTTATCGCTGGCGGCTTTGGCTTAAGCTACTACGGTAACGAACAAGGTGAAATGTTCCGTCATGATCCTTCGCTAAACAAACCCGGTTACGACCCGCGTGCTCGTGGTTGGTACAAAGAAGCAAAAGCGGAAGATCGCGCGATTACCACTGCGCCTTATGTCAGTGTGACCATGCAAACTTTGGTCGTTACTTTGACAGATCCAGTGCGTCAAAACGGCAAGTTAATTGGTGTAGCGGCATCCAACCTTGCGTTGGATAAATTGATCAAAGACGTGCTAGCGATTCAAGTGCCAGGGAATGGTCAGGCCATTCTGGTCAACCGTAAGGGGGCGATCGTGGCACACCCAAATAAAGATGTGCTGCTGAAACCCATCCATGAGATCGCTTCTGAGCTGAATATTACCCAACTGATTCAAGCGGCAGACAGCGATACCGCCATCTACGCGACAGTGAATGGTGCTGAGAAAGTGATCATGGCGCAGCCGATCGAGTACACAGACTGGTTACTTGTGATGGAGATGGACAAAGCCACACTTGAAGAGCCGATTACGGACATGCTGTTTAGTCAGGCGTTAATCGGTTTGTTGGTCTTGGTGATCATGGCCGCTGCAACCTCTTGGTTTGTCGCAAGACAGTTGATCGAACTGGGGCGTGTTAGCGAAGCGTTGGCGGATATTGCCGAAGGTGATGGCGACTTAACCCGTCGTTTGCAAGTGACCAGCCAAGACGAAGTAGGCCAACTGGCTGAGAAGTTCAACAAGTTCGTCGACCGCTTGCATGTGATGGTGAAAAACGTGCGCGACGTTTCTGGCGCATTGAACCTCGGAGCTGACGAAGCAGCGCGTACCGCAACCCAGCGCAGCAACAGCATTCGCCAGCAGCAAGATGAAATTACGATGGTGGCCACCGCGGTAACGGAAATGGCGTCAGCGACGGCGGAAATTGCAGGCAACGCAGACAACACCGCGAAGAATGCCAACCAGTCGGTGGAACTGAGTCAGCATGGTTTCCAACAAATGACCAAGAGCCAAGATTCTATCCACTCATTGGCGAGTGAGCTCAACAATGCAGTCGAAATTATTGGTGAGCTGGAAGCGCATGGTCAGCAAATCTCGACCATTCTTGCAACGATTAGAGACATTGCAGAACAGACCAACTTGTTGGCGCTGAATGCGGCGATTGAAGCGGCGCGTGCTGGTGAACAAGGCCGCGGTTTTGCGGTGGTTGCTGATGAAGTTCGTGTTCTGTCTCAACGTACTCATGCCTCAACAGAAGAGATCCAAAGCAAGATTCAAGGGCTGCAAAAAGCCACAAACGACGCGGTGTCTGTGATGAAGCAAAGTCATCAATTAGCCGAGACCAGTGTTGCGGATGTGAATCTAACGGGCGAGAGTTTGACTGCGATTGGTGAAGCAATTCAAACCATCAGCGATATGGCAACGCAAATTGCGTCGGCGGCTGAAGAGCAATCGCTGGTGACCGCCGATATCAATGGCAACACGGAGTCGGTGCGTGAGGTGAGTGATCGACTCGCACACGACGCCATCGACGCGGTTGAACAAGCCAAACGTCTGCATGCACTTGCGGGCGACTTGGATAGAGAGATTTCTCGCTTTAAGCTGTAA
- a CDS encoding methyl-accepting chemotaxis protein, which translates to MLRKLSLKNKLAVSASAAIIVGGLLVEALSFNASLNRLEVEVQQRLTSTTASYNQYVTDWLLSKERALTALSSEVDKQSIVTHLKQVKDSASFDNVFLAYPDGAQDNANGVVLPPGNDDPRQWGWYKNAMANPAKVFMDNPTVAAATGANVVSLGKALSLHGQQVVLGADVEITDILNSMAKVILPGEGYMFIANQQGNVFTHSDTKLLNQSVSQLGLKFNDITQAARDGKDIYVDVFGEKSVVYAKAIEGTQLTTVSVINYNSLVEPLFDAVIGQILVTAVVVIVCTLLFNMLCNLLFRPLNNVSVALEQIANGSGDLTQRIVVESDDEVGKLAHNFNTFVASLQQLIGHIREQSHQLTQQSDKSTYRANSAVNEIHHQQQEITMVATAVTELASATQEIASHAEQTARAAQDSAASTNDGHALVLHTKSSINSLASELDQASNVISDLNRHAQEISTVLATIQGIAEQTNLLALNAAIEAARAGEQGRGFAVVADEVRVLSQRTHSSTEEIKSTIDALQQITHRAVNLMENSSKLAGNSVADADKATQALEEINTAVTLISDMATQIATAAEEQTHVTSEITQNITSIKDVADQLVVSSQDSSVESNQLKEQAEELSAKVATFKLS; encoded by the coding sequence ATGCTTAGAAAACTTTCTTTAAAAAACAAACTCGCTGTTTCAGCGAGCGCTGCCATTATTGTCGGGGGACTTTTGGTTGAAGCGCTATCATTTAACGCTTCGCTAAATCGGTTGGAAGTCGAGGTACAACAGCGCTTGACCAGTACCACCGCGTCATACAATCAATATGTAACGGACTGGCTACTGTCAAAAGAGCGAGCGTTAACGGCGCTATCCTCTGAAGTCGACAAACAGTCCATTGTGACTCATTTAAAACAGGTGAAAGATTCGGCCAGTTTTGACAATGTCTTTCTCGCCTACCCAGATGGTGCGCAAGACAACGCGAATGGTGTGGTTTTACCGCCGGGGAACGATGATCCTCGCCAATGGGGTTGGTATAAAAACGCCATGGCGAATCCAGCTAAAGTCTTTATGGATAACCCAACTGTCGCCGCGGCAACCGGGGCAAATGTGGTCTCATTAGGTAAAGCTCTTTCATTGCATGGTCAGCAAGTGGTATTGGGCGCGGATGTGGAAATCACCGACATTCTTAACAGTATGGCTAAGGTAATCTTACCTGGTGAAGGTTATATGTTCATTGCCAACCAGCAAGGCAATGTGTTTACCCACTCCGATACCAAATTGCTGAATCAATCGGTCAGTCAACTTGGCTTGAAGTTTAATGACATCACCCAAGCTGCGCGAGACGGCAAAGATATCTATGTGGATGTCTTTGGTGAAAAATCCGTGGTGTATGCAAAAGCGATAGAAGGCACGCAACTGACGACCGTGAGTGTTATCAATTACAACTCGTTGGTTGAGCCGTTGTTTGATGCTGTCATCGGCCAAATTCTGGTCACCGCGGTGGTGGTGATTGTGTGTACGCTACTGTTCAATATGTTATGTAATTTGCTGTTCCGTCCACTCAATAACGTGTCTGTTGCGCTTGAACAGATCGCCAACGGCAGTGGCGATTTAACGCAACGTATTGTGGTTGAAAGCGACGATGAAGTGGGTAAATTGGCTCATAATTTCAATACATTTGTCGCGAGTTTACAGCAACTGATTGGCCACATTCGCGAGCAGTCTCATCAGCTTACTCAACAGTCGGATAAAAGCACTTATCGAGCAAACAGTGCAGTGAACGAAATTCATCACCAACAACAAGAAATCACCATGGTTGCGACGGCGGTGACTGAACTGGCCAGTGCCACGCAAGAAATCGCATCGCATGCGGAGCAAACTGCGCGTGCAGCACAGGATTCTGCTGCCAGCACCAACGATGGCCATGCCTTGGTGTTGCATACCAAGTCTTCGATCAATAGCCTAGCGAGCGAATTGGACCAAGCGAGCAACGTGATTTCGGATCTTAATCGTCATGCTCAGGAAATTTCGACCGTACTTGCCACGATTCAAGGCATTGCGGAACAAACCAACTTGTTGGCATTGAACGCGGCGATTGAAGCGGCTCGAGCCGGGGAGCAAGGGCGTGGCTTTGCGGTCGTGGCGGATGAAGTGCGTGTGTTGTCGCAGCGTACTCATTCTTCGACAGAAGAGATCAAATCCACCATCGATGCCTTACAACAAATTACGCATCGTGCAGTGAACTTGATGGAAAACAGCTCGAAGTTAGCCGGCAACTCAGTTGCTGATGCGGATAAAGCGACGCAGGCATTGGAAGAAATCAACACAGCGGTCACACTCATTAGCGACATGGCGACGCAGATTGCCACTGCGGCTGAAGAGCAAACCCATGTGACCAGCGAGATCACCCAAAACATCACGTCGATCAAAGATGTGGCCGATCAGTTGGTGGTCAGCTCGCAAGACAGCTCCGTGGAGTCGAACCAGCTAAAAGAGCAAGCAGAGGAACTCAGCGCGAAAGTAGCCACGTTTAAGTTGTCATAA
- a CDS encoding cytolysin secretion protein, with protein MEKITIITLTRNEESMLNNKNRNVGRLTVLCCLFAANTFADVQILGSESELSQTIADQYQQNVTLFNGQLNSNDVLYVNVGTATDDEITQAKSHIISGSTVVIDLTQIAGDDARLDWSQKLTGLGLSAPVVVTGVYQGDALVNAIVSDVTDENDNPINDPQAELESVKLSLTHALDRFQSEGK; from the coding sequence ATGGAGAAAATAACAATAATAACCCTTACTCGTAATGAGGAATCTATGCTTAATAACAAAAATAGAAATGTAGGACGCCTTACCGTACTCTGCTGTTTGTTTGCGGCGAATACTTTTGCTGATGTTCAAATTTTGGGCAGCGAAAGTGAGCTTTCACAAACCATTGCCGATCAGTACCAACAAAATGTCACGCTGTTTAACGGCCAGCTAAACAGTAATGATGTGTTGTATGTCAATGTAGGAACAGCAACAGATGATGAAATCACTCAAGCAAAAAGTCATATCATCTCCGGTAGCACCGTGGTGATTGATTTGACTCAAATTGCTGGTGACGACGCAAGGCTTGATTGGAGCCAAAAACTCACTGGTTTAGGACTGTCAGCGCCTGTTGTGGTTACGGGGGTTTATCAAGGCGACGCCTTAGTCAATGCGATTGTCAGCGATGTCACCGACGAGAATGACAACCCAATCAACGATCCCCAAGCCGAGTTAGAGAGCGTTAAACTTTCTCTCACTCATGCCCTAGACCGCTTCCAATCTGAGGGAAAATAA
- the cobA gene encoding uroporphyrinogen-III C-methyltransferase, producing MDTSISTQLRDRSYSEHAISYHSSRRLQAKNRPTSTGMAASGFVYLVGAGPGDPEMLTVKAVNALQQCDLLVYDRLVSKEILALVPEHVDKIYVGKRCGEPSLKQDEINQILVSFAQLGRKIVRLKGGDPFIFGRGGEEALALVEHNIHYCVVPGITAAIGCAASCAIPLTHREVARSVTLVTGTVVTGSLPAWSAIVEAGQTLVFYMGLESARAIEQGLLGQGVRADFPVAIVTQGSTPEQKTYVTTLATLEKTAVALKGVSPALIIMGEVVKLRERLKTTLAAVAPMANASFVNE from the coding sequence ATGGATACAAGCATCAGCACTCAATTACGCGATCGCAGCTATAGCGAACATGCGATTAGTTACCACTCATCACGCAGGTTGCAAGCCAAGAATCGCCCAACGTCAACAGGGATGGCCGCATCGGGTTTTGTCTACTTAGTCGGCGCAGGGCCGGGCGATCCGGAAATGCTGACGGTGAAGGCGGTCAACGCGCTGCAACAGTGCGATCTGTTGGTTTATGACCGCTTGGTCAGCAAAGAAATTCTGGCACTGGTGCCAGAGCACGTGGACAAAATTTATGTGGGTAAACGCTGTGGTGAGCCGAGTCTAAAGCAAGATGAGATCAATCAGATCCTCGTCAGCTTTGCGCAACTTGGACGCAAAATCGTTCGGCTCAAAGGGGGTGACCCCTTCATCTTTGGCCGTGGCGGCGAAGAGGCGTTAGCGCTGGTTGAGCACAACATTCATTACTGTGTGGTTCCCGGCATCACGGCGGCCATCGGCTGCGCGGCGAGCTGTGCCATTCCGCTCACACACCGAGAAGTTGCGCGCAGTGTCACGCTCGTGACTGGCACTGTGGTGACGGGGTCACTTCCTGCTTGGTCTGCAATTGTTGAAGCGGGGCAAACATTGGTGTTTTACATGGGGTTGGAATCGGCACGCGCGATCGAGCAAGGCTTGCTCGGGCAGGGGGTTCGTGCAGATTTTCCCGTTGCGATCGTGACGCAAGGTTCGACACCTGAGCAGAAAACGTACGTGACAACCCTGGCCACGTTGGAAAAAACAGCAGTGGCGCTAAAAGGGGTGAGTCCGGCATTGATCATTATGGGGGAAGTCGTCAAACTGCGGGAAAGATTAAAGACCACCCTTGCGGCAGTCGCGCCCATGGCTAACGCCTCATTTGTTAATGAGTGA